The Allocatelliglobosispora scoriae genome contains a region encoding:
- a CDS encoding SAM-dependent methyltransferase, whose translation MADAPRPGTGRHLAFMSPLSGERADRLAADLARRRPGTVLDLGCGWGELLLRILALAPGARGTGVDEHEHDVTRGRANAAERGLAERATFVHGPAKEHLSSADVVISVGAYHALGSITEALRELRALLHPGGRLLFAAEFWEQPPTAARLALMWPGMTADDCTDLAGLVDAAIAAGFRPLRIETATRGEWEEFESGLAADREEWLIGNPDHPEAAEIRAALDSQRSIWLRGHRDLMGFAYLTLG comes from the coding sequence ATGGCTGACGCACCCCGCCCCGGTACGGGCAGGCACCTGGCCTTCATGTCGCCGCTGAGCGGGGAACGCGCCGACCGGCTCGCCGCCGACCTCGCCCGGCGGCGGCCCGGCACCGTACTCGACCTGGGCTGCGGATGGGGCGAACTGCTGCTGCGGATCCTGGCCCTGGCACCGGGTGCGCGCGGCACCGGTGTCGACGAGCACGAGCACGACGTGACGCGCGGACGGGCCAACGCCGCCGAGCGCGGGCTCGCCGAGCGGGCCACCTTCGTCCACGGACCGGCGAAGGAGCACCTGAGCAGCGCGGATGTCGTGATCAGCGTGGGGGCGTACCACGCGCTGGGCAGCATCACCGAGGCGCTGCGCGAGCTGCGCGCGCTCCTGCACCCCGGCGGACGCCTGCTCTTCGCGGCGGAGTTCTGGGAGCAGCCGCCGACCGCTGCGCGGCTCGCGCTGATGTGGCCGGGGATGACCGCCGACGACTGCACCGACCTGGCCGGACTCGTCGACGCGGCGATCGCCGCCGGGTTCCGGCCGCTGCGGATCGAGACCGCGACCCGGGGCGAGTGGGAGGAGTTCGAGTCCGGCCTCGCCGCCGACCGCGAGGAGTGGCTCATCGGCAACCCCGACCACCCCGAGGCCGCCGAGATCCGCGCCGCGCTCGACAGCCAGCGGAGCATCTGGCTGCGCGGCCACCGGGACCTGATGGGCTTCGCCTACCTCACGCTCGGTTGA